In Erigeron canadensis isolate Cc75 chromosome 1, C_canadensis_v1, whole genome shotgun sequence, a single window of DNA contains:
- the LOC122584956 gene encoding uncharacterized protein LOC122584956 isoform X1, whose protein sequence is MQFCIVIKQDIVESSGGFSKMSRPLLLIILLFLMVLTSQFDWNHKIIAAESQARSSALSNKQRYVLDRRESVKEKIILSQEKHIQKLKTLVQSLQEQLLLCSSGKDEFVNDITSSLTELLNDPRQKQVLE, encoded by the exons ATGCAGTTTTGTATTGTAATTAAACAAGATATAGTG GAAAGTAGTGGTGGTTTTAGCAAAATGTCCAGGCCACTATTGTTAATTATATTGCTATTTTTGATGGTGTTGACTTCTCAGTTTGATTGGAACCATAAAATCATAGCCGCCGAATCACAAGCACGATCATCGGCTTTGTCGAATAAGCAACGTTATGTTCTCGACAGGCGAGAATCTGTTAAAGAGAAG ATAATCTTATCTCAGGAAAAGCATATCCAGAAACTTAAAACACTTGTGCAGTCTCTTCAAGAACAGTTGCTGCTGTGCAGCAGTGGAAAGGATGAGTTTGTAAATGACATTACCAGTTCATTGACTGAACTATTAAATGACCCCAGACAGAAGCAAGTCTTGGAATAG
- the LOC122584956 gene encoding uncharacterized protein LOC122584956 isoform X2, which translates to MQFCIVIKQDIVFDWNHKIIAAESQARSSALSNKQRYVLDRRESVKEKIILSQEKHIQKLKTLVQSLQEQLLLCSSGKDEFVNDITSSLTELLNDPRQKQVLE; encoded by the exons ATGCAGTTTTGTATTGTAATTAAACAAGATATAGTG TTTGATTGGAACCATAAAATCATAGCCGCCGAATCACAAGCACGATCATCGGCTTTGTCGAATAAGCAACGTTATGTTCTCGACAGGCGAGAATCTGTTAAAGAGAAG ATAATCTTATCTCAGGAAAAGCATATCCAGAAACTTAAAACACTTGTGCAGTCTCTTCAAGAACAGTTGCTGCTGTGCAGCAGTGGAAAGGATGAGTTTGTAAATGACATTACCAGTTCATTGACTGAACTATTAAATGACCCCAGACAGAAGCAAGTCTTGGAATAG